The Opitutaceae bacterium genome has a window encoding:
- a CDS encoding ABC transporter substrate-binding protein: protein MRARLALRAAGRVLALLFGSLVFVMAVFYAAAGLLRPKVGSEPTIFDPAEVGAAERARDVSIIHDELPVVTVDVDYAAGSAAPWYPRGEPSLLAPLVEQGRLPPVAERVGPEPLVMRGVDGPGTYGGTWFRVASSVADVSIINWRLAGATLVRWSPLGYPIRPHVARSYEISDDFREFTFHLRRGMRWSDGHPLTVDDILYSVEDDQILLGARPYWLEVGGTTGRVEKIDDLTVRYVFEKPNALFLETLCNQVNFALPRHYLEPFHPVLGDPELIERSMKALQLASPRALYGRMKDNFNPECPRLWPWVYRAHTPNPPFGFVRNPYFFAVDETGNQLPYLDRILFEVKPQNMIGLDASQGRLTFQTRNINYDDYTQLMSEREANGYDVLHWFSATRSSFTIFPNLNRRIDPDRPETGKKHTLLNTLAFRQALSLAINRADIIDSDFNGQTEPSQLAPGPESPFHHPDLMRSFIEYDPERANQLLDSLGLVERDGEGFRRFADGSRMVFFVYVTEYTGSGPAQLMIDDWAKVGLRVVLKDRARTLWQAEQTALEHDLTAWTGDGEYFPLLAPRNFVPIAVHSFYAPGFGVWQMQGGLWGDPAAARHPGAVEPPPGHPLRRAMEVLETARTTTGLAAQVEIYREILDIAAANLWTISVCTPPPQLAVASRHLHNVPRNVVFGSQFATPANGGIETWYLDNPGDTPETLDRMRETVMEPVLDPRMSLLTADSEDGSGRLLRWFLRILMFGMFAVVLALLILRHPFVGRRLIIMVPTLGVISIVVFVIIQLPRGDFLTARIQELEMMGDDGAVQSVKDLKTLFHTEEGMILRYARWLGLPWFLTWQPADKGLIQGDLGRSMENGRIVNDIVGDRILLTVGISFFTILFTWAIALPTGIYSAVRQYSIGDYILTFLGFIGMCVPGFLLALILIHLSSEWFGLKISGLFSAEFAGQVGWSWAKLTDLLKHIWVPVIVLGVGGTAGMIRVMRGNLLDELRKPYVTTARAKGVRPLRLLLKYPVRLALNPFISGIGAIFPQLVSGGAIVAMVLSLPTVGPLMLSALMAQDMYLAGSMLMVLSTLGVFGTLVSDLLLLMLDPRIRLEGGSR from the coding sequence TTGAGGGCGCGGCTTGCGCTTCGAGCCGCCGGAAGGGTCCTGGCGCTGCTCTTCGGATCCCTGGTCTTTGTCATGGCCGTGTTTTACGCAGCGGCCGGCCTTCTGCGGCCAAAGGTTGGTTCTGAGCCGACCATCTTCGATCCCGCGGAGGTCGGGGCGGCCGAGCGGGCTCGTGATGTATCCATTATTCATGACGAGTTGCCGGTCGTGACGGTCGACGTCGACTACGCTGCGGGATCGGCCGCACCGTGGTATCCCAGGGGTGAGCCTTCCCTTCTGGCGCCGCTGGTGGAGCAGGGACGACTGCCCCCGGTGGCTGAGCGGGTCGGTCCCGAGCCGCTGGTCATGCGCGGAGTGGATGGTCCGGGCACCTACGGGGGCACCTGGTTCCGGGTCGCCAGTTCGGTCGCGGATGTGAGCATCATCAATTGGCGCCTGGCCGGAGCGACTTTGGTCCGATGGTCCCCTCTGGGCTATCCGATCCGTCCACATGTGGCCCGATCCTACGAGATCTCGGATGATTTTCGGGAATTCACCTTCCACCTGAGGCGCGGTATGCGCTGGTCGGACGGGCATCCTCTGACGGTGGACGACATTCTCTATTCAGTTGAGGACGACCAGATTCTCCTGGGCGCGCGGCCTTATTGGCTGGAGGTGGGGGGGACAACCGGGCGGGTGGAGAAGATCGATGACCTGACCGTACGCTATGTTTTTGAGAAGCCCAATGCGCTCTTCCTCGAGACGCTCTGCAATCAGGTGAATTTCGCACTGCCAAGACACTATCTGGAGCCCTTCCATCCGGTGTTGGGAGATCCCGAGCTCATCGAACGGTCGATGAAGGCGCTTCAACTGGCCAGCCCGCGCGCGCTCTATGGGCGGATGAAGGACAACTTCAATCCGGAATGTCCCCGGCTCTGGCCTTGGGTCTATCGCGCCCATACGCCCAATCCCCCCTTCGGTTTTGTCAGAAATCCCTACTTCTTCGCGGTCGACGAAACGGGCAATCAGTTGCCCTACCTGGACCGGATTCTCTTTGAGGTGAAACCGCAGAACATGATCGGACTGGACGCGTCCCAGGGACGGTTGACCTTCCAGACCCGCAATATCAATTACGACGACTACACCCAGTTGATGTCGGAGCGGGAGGCCAATGGTTACGATGTGCTGCACTGGTTTTCGGCGACCCGATCGTCATTTACCATTTTTCCCAACCTGAACCGTCGGATCGACCCCGATCGGCCGGAGACGGGCAAGAAGCACACCCTCCTCAATACCCTGGCTTTCCGACAGGCCCTTTCCCTGGCCATCAACCGGGCCGACATCATCGACTCCGATTTCAACGGGCAGACGGAACCTTCCCAACTGGCTCCGGGACCGGAGTCGCCCTTCCATCATCCGGATCTGATGCGCAGCTTCATCGAATACGACCCGGAGCGGGCCAATCAACTGCTCGACTCGCTCGGCCTGGTTGAGCGCGACGGTGAAGGATTTCGCCGCTTTGCGGACGGCTCCCGCATGGTTTTCTTCGTCTACGTGACCGAGTACACCGGAAGCGGCCCCGCCCAGTTGATGATTGACGACTGGGCGAAGGTTGGGCTCCGGGTGGTTCTGAAGGACCGTGCCCGCACGCTCTGGCAGGCCGAGCAGACCGCGTTGGAGCACGATCTGACGGCATGGACCGGGGACGGCGAGTACTTCCCTCTGCTGGCGCCGCGCAATTTTGTGCCGATAGCCGTGCATTCCTTCTATGCGCCAGGATTCGGAGTCTGGCAGATGCAGGGCGGGCTCTGGGGCGATCCGGCGGCGGCCCGGCATCCGGGCGCGGTTGAACCCCCTCCGGGTCATCCTCTGCGGCGGGCGATGGAAGTTCTCGAGACGGCGCGGACCACCACGGGGCTGGCGGCCCAGGTGGAGATCTATCGTGAAATCCTCGATATCGCGGCGGCGAACTTATGGACTATCAGCGTCTGCACGCCGCCGCCCCAACTGGCCGTGGCGAGTCGGCACCTGCACAATGTGCCGCGCAATGTGGTCTTCGGGTCGCAGTTTGCCACTCCGGCCAACGGCGGGATCGAAACCTGGTATCTGGACAACCCCGGCGATACTCCGGAGACTCTCGATCGCATGAGGGAGACGGTGATGGAACCGGTGCTCGATCCGCGGATGAGCCTGCTGACTGCTGATTCCGAGGATGGGAGTGGCCGCCTGCTGAGGTGGTTCCTTCGTATCCTGATGTTCGGGATGTTTGCCGTCGTTCTCGCCCTCCTGATCCTGCGCCATCCCTTTGTCGGTCGGCGACTGATCATCATGGTGCCGACCCTGGGCGTCATCTCAATCGTGGTCTTTGTCATCATCCAGCTACCAAGGGGTGACTTCCTCACGGCGAGGATCCAGGAGCTGGAGATGATGGGCGATGATGGCGCGGTCCAGTCGGTCAAGGATCTGAAGACCCTCTTCCACACCGAGGAAGGCATGATCCTGCGCTATGCCCGCTGGCTGGGGCTGCCCTGGTTTTTGACCTGGCAGCCGGCGGACAAGGGCCTGATCCAGGGAGACCTGGGCCGTTCGATGGAGAACGGTCGGATCGTCAACGACATCGTGGGCGATCGGATCCTCCTCACGGTGGGTATCTCGTTCTTCACCATCCTCTTCACCTGGGCCATCGCGCTGCCCACGGGAATCTACTCGGCGGTTCGTCAGTATTCAATCGGGGACTACATCCTGACGTTCCTGGGCTTCATCGGAATGTGCGTGCCCGGATTTCTGCTCGCTCTGATCCTCATTCACCTTAGTTCGGAGTGGTTTGGACTCAAGATCTCGGGATTGTTCTCGGCCGAGTTTGCCGGGCAGGTGGGCTGGTCCTGGGCGAAGCTGACCGATCTGCTCAAGCATATCTGGGTGCCGGTCATCGTTCTCGGGGTCGGGGGTACCGCCGGGATGATCCGGGTGATGCGGGGCAATCTCCTGGACGAATTGCGCAAGCCCTATGTGACAACAGCGCGGGCAAAAGGGGTGCGGCCCCTCCGCTTGTTGCTCAAATACCCGGTGCGGCTGGCCCTCAATCCCTTCATTTCGGGGATCGGGGCGATCTTCCCCCAACTGGTGTCCGGCGGCGCCATTGTGGCGATGGTCCTCAGCCTTCCCACGGTCGGACCGCTCATGCTCTCCGCCCTGATGGCGCAGGACATGTACCTGGCCGGTTCGATGCTGATGGTCCTGAGCACCCTGGGGGTTTTCGGGACCCTGGTCAGCGATCTCCTTCTCCTGATGCTGGATCCGCGGATCCGGCTGGAAGGAGGTAGCCGATGA
- a CDS encoding ABC transporter permease: MTLDKEVCQESSNDPFIQGGGLDTAVLTQWQLIWIRFVRHRLAVFSLGILVVLYATAVLAEFVATQPKDQRNLAFAYATPQLPKFSLEHGFHVHPLIRQIDPVTFRRTYHEDRETVIRLSFLVRGEPYRLWGLIPMEHRFFGIVREPGEAAPEGATFYFFGADHNGRDLFSRVVFGSRISLSIGLVSIVITFILGLTIGGISGYFGGRVDLIIQRGIEIINAFPQLPLWLALGAILPADWPGLRVYFAITIVLSLLGWTGLARVVRGKILSLREEDYAVAARLLGASHARILFRHLIPGFTSHIIVVLTMSVPGMILGETALSFLGLGLRPPIVSWGVMLQDCMNIQAVAQYPWLLMPVFPIILSVLCFNFLGDGLRDASDPYAAR; this comes from the coding sequence TTGACTCTTGACAAGGAGGTTTGTCAAGAGTCAAGCAATGACCCCTTCATCCAGGGAGGGGGGCTGGATACGGCGGTTCTGACGCAATGGCAGTTGATCTGGATCCGGTTTGTGCGGCACCGGCTGGCGGTCTTCTCCCTGGGAATACTCGTGGTGCTTTACGCGACTGCGGTGCTGGCCGAATTCGTGGCGACGCAGCCGAAGGACCAGCGCAACCTGGCCTTCGCCTATGCGACCCCTCAGTTGCCGAAATTCAGCCTGGAACACGGATTCCATGTTCATCCCTTGATCCGCCAGATTGATCCCGTCACCTTCCGCCGGACTTATCACGAGGATCGGGAGACCGTCATCCGGTTGTCCTTTCTGGTGCGGGGAGAACCCTATCGGCTCTGGGGATTGATCCCGATGGAACACCGCTTCTTCGGCATCGTCCGGGAGCCGGGGGAGGCTGCTCCGGAGGGGGCGACCTTCTACTTTTTCGGGGCGGACCACAACGGGCGTGATCTCTTCAGCCGGGTGGTCTTCGGTTCGCGGATCAGTCTCTCCATCGGACTGGTCTCGATTGTGATCACCTTCATCCTCGGTCTGACCATCGGCGGAATCTCCGGCTATTTCGGAGGACGGGTGGACCTGATCATCCAGCGCGGGATTGAGATCATCAACGCATTCCCGCAGTTGCCGCTCTGGCTGGCCCTGGGGGCGATCCTGCCGGCAGACTGGCCGGGTCTGCGCGTCTATTTCGCGATCACAATAGTTCTCAGCCTGTTGGGTTGGACCGGGTTGGCCCGGGTTGTGCGGGGCAAGATCCTTTCGCTGAGAGAAGAAGACTATGCGGTCGCGGCAAGGCTGCTCGGCGCTTCTCATGCGCGGATTCTCTTCCGTCACCTCATTCCCGGATTCACCAGCCACATCATCGTGGTTCTGACCATGAGTGTGCCCGGAATGATTCTCGGTGAGACGGCCCTGAGTTTTCTCGGTCTCGGGTTGCGGCCTCCCATCGTGAGCTGGGGGGTCATGCTCCAGGATTGCATGAACATCCAGGCGGTGGCCCAGTATCCCTGGCTGCTCATGCCCGTCTTTCCGATTATCCTGTCGGTGCTCTGCTTCAATTTCCTGGGCGATGGTCTGCGGGACGCGTCCGACCCCTACGCGGCGAGGTGA
- a CDS encoding carbohydrate kinase family protein: MMATNLNESRCGVLAAGNWIVDRVKIIDRWPQQDALAMITEQSESNGGCAYNMLKDLALLGCGFPLHACGRIGADADGAVILADLAALGIDSRGLIRTDDFPTSYTDVMTVESSGRRTFFHQKGANAVFSEEDCALREFPARIFHLGYFGLLDLLDETGADGRNGHEHLLARASELGFLTSADLVTDESRAFDRLVAPVLPHLDFLFLNEVEGELLSGISARNPDASGGINVEKLEAQARHAIQGGVRRAVVVHCAEGVVGVTADGVVHRHGAVRVPAGRIRGAAGAGDALSAGVLLGVHENWPLIECLELGVCAAALSLEASTCSAGLRPWRECLENGRSLGFRAF; the protein is encoded by the coding sequence ATGATGGCGACCAACCTCAATGAATCGCGGTGCGGCGTCCTTGCCGCCGGCAATTGGATCGTGGATCGGGTCAAGATCATCGATCGATGGCCGCAACAGGACGCCCTGGCCATGATCACGGAGCAATCGGAGAGCAACGGAGGCTGCGCCTACAATATGCTGAAGGATCTCGCGCTCCTGGGCTGCGGATTTCCTCTCCATGCCTGTGGTCGGATCGGGGCGGATGCAGACGGCGCCGTCATCCTCGCAGATCTGGCGGCGCTGGGCATCGACAGCCGGGGGTTGATCCGCACCGACGATTTCCCCACCTCCTACACCGACGTGATGACGGTCGAGTCTTCCGGGCGACGGACCTTTTTCCATCAGAAAGGGGCAAACGCGGTCTTCAGCGAGGAAGACTGTGCGCTGCGGGAATTCCCCGCTCGGATTTTTCACCTCGGCTATTTCGGGCTGCTCGACCTGCTGGATGAAACCGGGGCGGACGGACGGAACGGTCATGAACATTTGCTGGCCCGGGCCAGCGAATTGGGATTTCTGACCAGCGCAGACCTGGTCACCGACGAGAGCCGGGCCTTTGACCGCCTGGTGGCTCCGGTCCTGCCGCATCTCGATTTCCTCTTTCTGAACGAGGTGGAAGGCGAATTGTTGAGCGGGATTTCCGCCCGGAATCCCGACGCTTCCGGCGGGATCAATGTGGAGAAACTGGAAGCGCAGGCGCGGCACGCGATCCAGGGCGGGGTTCGCCGGGCGGTTGTCGTTCATTGTGCCGAAGGCGTGGTGGGGGTGACCGCCGACGGTGTCGTTCATCGGCACGGTGCGGTCCGGGTCCCGGCGGGACGCATCCGCGGGGCGGCGGGGGCAGGAGACGCTCTCTCGGCCGGGGTTCTCCTTGGTGTTCACGAGAACTGGCCGCTGATCGAATGCCTGGAACTGGGGGTCTGCGCCGCGGCGCTTTCATTGGAAGCGTCCACCTGTTCGGCCGGCCTGCGTCCCTGGCGCGAATGCCTGGAGAATGGGCGTTCGCTCGGCTTTCGGGCTTTCTAG
- a CDS encoding ABC transporter ATP-binding protein, which yields MTVEIANPENQPANPQADSGDLLLEVKGLKTYFYTEEGEIPAVDGVTFKLKRGRILAIVGESGCGKSVTAYSILRLIQKPGKIMDGSIILHPKNRAPIDITALGEKDETLYHVRGGLISMIFQEPMTALSPVHTIGNQIMEAILLHQEVTKDDARRLSIDMLKKVGIPGAEKRIDQYPHELSGGMRQRAVIAMALVCNPELLIADEPTTALDVTIQAQILGLIKKLQAEMGCSVLLITHDLGVVAQTADEVAVMYLGRVVEQGDIRRVLKAPRHPYTMGLLKSIPGLAGEQRRLSSIEGSVPSLSRIPKGCPFHPRCPQARPGMCDTGGPPELKRIRNRMVACVRAEAIMEEFGEEGIPR from the coding sequence ATGACTGTCGAAATCGCGAACCCCGAAAACCAACCCGCGAACCCTCAGGCCGACTCCGGTGACCTCCTGCTTGAGGTGAAAGGTCTCAAGACCTATTTCTACACGGAAGAAGGCGAAATCCCGGCGGTGGACGGGGTCACCTTCAAACTGAAGCGCGGGCGCATTCTGGCCATTGTGGGCGAGAGCGGGTGCGGCAAGAGCGTGACCGCCTATTCGATCCTGCGTCTGATCCAGAAGCCGGGCAAGATCATGGACGGCTCGATCATCCTTCACCCGAAGAACCGGGCCCCGATCGACATCACGGCACTGGGGGAGAAGGATGAGACCCTTTATCATGTCCGGGGCGGTCTGATCAGCATGATCTTCCAGGAGCCGATGACGGCGCTCAGCCCCGTCCATACGATCGGCAATCAGATCATGGAAGCGATCCTCCTGCACCAGGAGGTGACCAAGGACGACGCCCGGCGATTGTCGATCGACATGCTGAAGAAGGTGGGCATCCCGGGTGCGGAAAAACGAATCGACCAGTATCCGCATGAGCTATCCGGTGGGATGCGGCAGAGGGCGGTCATCGCGATGGCCCTGGTCTGCAATCCGGAACTGCTCATCGCGGATGAACCGACGACTGCGCTCGACGTGACCATCCAGGCCCAGATTCTCGGTCTGATCAAGAAGCTGCAGGCGGAGATGGGCTGTTCCGTTCTCCTGATCACCCACGATTTAGGCGTGGTGGCACAAACCGCCGACGAGGTGGCCGTCATGTACCTGGGGCGGGTGGTGGAGCAGGGGGATATCCGCCGGGTGCTGAAGGCTCCGCGGCATCCCTATACGATGGGGCTCCTGAAATCGATTCCGGGATTGGCGGGCGAGCAGCGTCGGCTGTCATCGATCGAGGGCAGTGTCCCGTCCCTGAGTCGGATACCGAAAGGGTGTCCCTTTCACCCGCGTTGTCCCCAGGCGCGGCCCGGGATGTGCGATACCGGCGGGCCGCCGGAGCTGAAGCGGATCCGCAACCGGATGGTGGCCTGTGTCCGGGCCGAGGCGATCATGGAGGAATTCGGTGAGGAGGGCATCCCCCGCTGA
- a CDS encoding tetratricopeptide repeat protein codes for MRSALPITLLLALPLAFSVRGQGQPESLVSAWRDAVLLLYADAHQVFRTEVGVDPALRRERLVGEALTLLNLQPRTEANVSRARSILDGLQKDEAADEIGILSRYYLGRIAQIHNLTPDPEAAIRIFRNLLDDHPDHLFGQFAGVKWALVYLGTAPTPEIRLTRLTEIEGIVPLITLPGPAKDLHLFLADGSERYAGDLEQSLRHLIAAGDLGISKRNLRGDVFVRIGEIALALGQTEIALDYFQRFLAEFPRDLRTYTITRKVRELEAAP; via the coding sequence ATGCGCTCCGCCCTTCCAATCACGCTGCTCCTCGCGCTTCCCCTTGCGTTTTCGGTGCGTGGCCAGGGCCAGCCCGAGTCGTTGGTGAGCGCCTGGAGGGATGCGGTTCTCCTTCTTTACGCGGATGCCCATCAAGTTTTTCGCACCGAGGTTGGGGTTGATCCCGCCCTGAGACGTGAACGCCTCGTCGGTGAAGCCCTCACCCTCCTCAACCTGCAGCCCCGCACCGAGGCCAATGTCAGCCGGGCCCGATCCATTCTCGACGGACTCCAAAAAGATGAGGCCGCCGATGAGATCGGCATTCTCAGCCGCTACTACCTCGGGCGCATTGCCCAGATCCACAACCTGACGCCCGATCCGGAGGCCGCCATCCGGATCTTCCGGAATCTTCTCGACGATCATCCCGACCACCTCTTCGGACAGTTTGCCGGCGTCAAATGGGCACTGGTTTATCTGGGGACCGCCCCGACACCCGAGATCCGCCTGACCCGCCTGACCGAGATCGAAGGGATCGTCCCGTTGATCACCCTGCCCGGTCCCGCCAAGGATCTTCATCTCTTCCTCGCCGACGGAAGCGAACGGTATGCCGGCGATCTCGAACAGTCCCTCCGGCACCTGATCGCCGCCGGCGACCTCGGGATCAGCAAACGCAACCTGCGTGGAGATGTCTTCGTCCGGATCGGCGAGATTGCCCTGGCCCTCGGGCAAACCGAAATTGCCCTCGATTATTTCCAGCGATTTCTCGCCGAGTTTCCACGCGATCTGCGCACCTACACCATCACCCGGAAGGTCCGCGAACTGGAGGCGGCACCATGA
- a CDS encoding extracellular solute-binding protein, with translation MNRERTLNTIGFALLAACFIVALVRVFNRNTEETQPGTITIRFAHWQLESGLRDAFDEVARRYMEAHPGIRVEQLAIPERTYAQYYRTQLIGGTAPDIFAIGFGNNDEILARFFTPLTPWLERPNPFNVGTELEGIPWRDTFIDGLNSKYNQNLLDYYMISTAMFTVRVYYNKTLWQEILGDAPVPETYEDFRLACEKIRDFARDTGRGILPIASSKFNGPQLMDKLFEGQTQKLRLSLDPVHVLNTGNVDVVIPYLKGEWSMETPAIRSAVELSHEVAGFMTPGFSQLGREDAAFYFVQNRAVMIVSGSWDATSLRSQAPFEIGVFAVPLPSRDHPTYGRFTLGRASEGDTSTEGSFGIVRQSPHFEVALDFLQYLTSQPGNQVYADESGWLPAIIGVTPDPLIEPFMPVIDGELRGFFLKFNDIGANTKGLYENAISLLERRDGVESYIRTMTSRLPEAIREDLDLRVKNNKHNTIRQDTTIAALRSLDRLGDRTTDYAAKLTEVLEAQNGQEGETYRIEQELRFLQK, from the coding sequence ATGAATCGCGAGCGTACTCTCAATACCATCGGGTTCGCCCTCCTCGCCGCCTGTTTCATTGTCGCCCTCGTCCGGGTCTTCAACCGCAATACGGAGGAAACGCAGCCCGGTACCATCACCATCCGTTTTGCCCATTGGCAGCTCGAGTCCGGTCTGCGGGATGCTTTCGACGAGGTCGCCCGAAGGTACATGGAGGCACATCCCGGGATTCGCGTCGAGCAGTTGGCCATCCCCGAAAGGACCTACGCCCAGTACTACCGCACCCAGCTCATCGGCGGGACGGCCCCCGATATCTTCGCCATCGGTTTCGGCAACAATGACGAAATCCTCGCCCGGTTTTTCACCCCGCTGACCCCGTGGCTGGAACGCCCCAACCCGTTCAACGTGGGCACGGAACTCGAGGGGATTCCCTGGCGGGACACCTTCATCGACGGACTGAACAGCAAGTACAATCAGAACCTGCTCGACTACTACATGATCTCGACCGCCATGTTCACCGTCCGGGTCTACTACAACAAGACTCTCTGGCAGGAAATCCTTGGCGACGCCCCGGTTCCGGAAACCTACGAAGACTTCCGGCTGGCCTGCGAAAAGATCCGGGACTTTGCCCGGGATACGGGCCGCGGTATCCTGCCGATCGCCTCGTCCAAGTTCAACGGCCCCCAGTTGATGGATAAGCTTTTTGAGGGGCAGACTCAGAAGTTGAGACTTTCGCTCGATCCAGTCCACGTCCTGAACACCGGCAATGTCGATGTCGTCATTCCGTATCTGAAGGGAGAATGGTCGATGGAGACACCGGCCATCCGCAGCGCGGTCGAACTCTCCCACGAAGTCGCAGGATTCATGACCCCGGGCTTCTCCCAACTGGGCCGGGAGGACGCGGCCTTCTACTTTGTCCAGAATCGTGCCGTCATGATCGTTTCGGGCAGTTGGGACGCCACCAGCCTGCGCTCGCAGGCCCCGTTTGAGATCGGGGTTTTCGCCGTCCCCCTTCCCTCCAGGGACCATCCGACCTACGGCCGCTTCACCCTGGGCCGCGCCAGTGAGGGTGATACCAGCACCGAAGGATCGTTCGGCATCGTCCGGCAATCGCCTCATTTTGAGGTCGCCCTGGATTTCCTCCAGTACCTGACTTCCCAACCCGGCAATCAGGTCTACGCGGATGAAAGCGGATGGCTTCCGGCCATCATCGGAGTGACTCCCGATCCCCTGATCGAGCCGTTCATGCCCGTGATCGACGGGGAGTTGAGGGGCTTCTTCCTCAAGTTCAACGATATCGGGGCCAACACCAAGGGACTCTACGAGAATGCCATCTCCCTGCTCGAACGCCGCGACGGGGTCGAGAGCTATATCCGGACGATGACCTCCCGCCTCCCCGAGGCGATTCGCGAAGACCTCGACCTGAGGGTGAAAAACAACAAGCACAACACCATCCGTCAGGACACCACCATTGCCGCGCTCCGCTCCCTCGACCGGCTGGGGGACCGAACGACCGATTATGCCGCCAAGCTGACTGAAGTCCTCGAAGCCCAGAATGGCCAGGAAGGCGAAACCTACAGGATTGAACAGGAGCTCCGTTTTCTGCAGAAATAG
- a CDS encoding ATP-binding cassette domain-containing protein: MVAETTEPLLRVRGLCKYFPIRSKGFFKKVVGHVRAVDNMNFDLMPGETLGIVGESGSGKTTAARTILRALRPTSGSVDFRLNGREINLSSLGEHELRPLRPHMQMIFQDPFSSLNPRMTVGDIVGEPLVIHRMAKGKALIDRVEAMLSKVGLKPEHRQRYPHAFSGGQRQRIGIARALIMEPKLVVADEAVSALDVSVQAQVINLLQDLQEELNLTYIFVAHDLSVVKHICDRVAVMYAGKIVELAPTDELFADPKHPYTRALLSAVPSPNPDEAINFDVGGEVADPGNLPAGCSFHPRCPDCFKPCDQMVPSLEEAGPGRFVSCHLYGDNGRG, from the coding sequence ATGGTAGCCGAAACGACTGAACCGCTTCTTCGGGTCCGGGGCCTGTGCAAGTACTTTCCGATCCGGAGCAAGGGCTTCTTCAAGAAGGTGGTCGGTCATGTCAGGGCGGTTGACAACATGAACTTCGACCTGATGCCCGGGGAGACCTTGGGCATCGTGGGGGAAAGCGGCTCGGGAAAGACAACGGCGGCGCGCACCATCCTGCGTGCGCTGCGTCCCACGTCGGGCTCGGTTGATTTCCGGCTGAACGGGCGCGAGATCAACCTATCCTCGCTCGGCGAGCACGAATTGCGTCCGCTGCGGCCCCATATGCAGATGATCTTCCAGGATCCCTTTTCCTCCCTCAACCCACGGATGACGGTGGGCGATATCGTGGGGGAGCCCCTGGTCATTCACCGGATGGCCAAAGGCAAGGCGCTGATCGACCGGGTCGAGGCCATGCTGTCCAAGGTCGGTCTCAAGCCGGAGCATCGTCAACGCTACCCGCATGCCTTTTCCGGCGGTCAGCGTCAACGCATCGGGATCGCCCGGGCGCTCATCATGGAGCCGAAGCTGGTTGTGGCGGACGAAGCGGTCTCGGCCCTTGATGTCTCTGTTCAGGCCCAGGTCATCAACCTGCTTCAGGATCTGCAGGAAGAGCTGAACCTGACCTATATCTTTGTCGCGCACGATCTGAGCGTGGTGAAGCATATCTGCGACCGGGTCGCGGTCATGTATGCCGGGAAGATCGTCGAGCTCGCCCCGACCGATGAGCTTTTTGCGGATCCCAAGCATCCCTATACCCGCGCCCTGCTTTCCGCCGTTCCCAGCCCGAATCCCGACGAAGCCATCAATTTCGATGTGGGTGGCGAGGTGGCGGATCCCGGCAATCTCCCGGCCGGCTGCAGTTTTCATCCGCGTTGCCCGGACTGCTTCAAGCCCTGCGACCAGATGGTTCCCTCCCTGGAGGAAGCCGGTCCGGGACGCTTTGTCTCCTGTCACCTCTACGGTGACAATGGTCGCGGTTGA
- a CDS encoding D-lyxose/D-mannose family sugar isomerase gives MKRSEINRIHREAAAAFKAHGWALPPEPRWDITDFGLGEFDRQGLTLVNLCEEPEYCEKLMYAREGQTTPAHCHRQKKEDIIARAGTLVVRVWPRHPDESPSGEAFTVQVDGKKTEVEAGGLVRLEAGSRVTLVPGVYHEFWAEGGPCVIGEVSTANDDAHDNFFVSTEIGRFPGIEEDEPVTIRLVSE, from the coding sequence ATGAAGAGATCAGAAATCAACCGTATCCATCGTGAAGCCGCCGCCGCGTTCAAGGCTCATGGCTGGGCTTTGCCTCCGGAACCCAGATGGGACATCACCGATTTCGGACTCGGGGAGTTCGACCGCCAGGGTCTCACCCTGGTCAACCTCTGTGAGGAGCCGGAATACTGCGAGAAGCTCATGTATGCCCGGGAGGGTCAGACGACCCCGGCTCACTGTCATAGGCAGAAAAAAGAGGACATCATTGCGCGGGCCGGCACCCTCGTCGTACGGGTCTGGCCGCGGCATCCGGATGAGTCTCCTTCCGGCGAGGCCTTCACGGTACAGGTCGACGGAAAGAAAACCGAGGTGGAAGCTGGAGGCCTGGTCCGGTTGGAGGCCGGATCCCGGGTGACCCTGGTCCCCGGGGTTTATCACGAGTTCTGGGCGGAGGGAGGTCCCTGTGTGATCGGCGAAGTGTCGACCGCCAACGACGATGCCCACGACAATTTCTTCGTCTCGACCGAGATCGGTCGTTTTCCCGGGATCGAGGAGGACGAGCCGGTCACGATTCGACTGGTCAGTGAATGA